CCTTCGTATTCGGTGGCCAGTTCGTCGATGACCGGACCCATTGCGCGGCACGGACCGCACCAGGGAGCCCAGAAATCGATCAGCACGGGAACGTCGCTCTTGAGTACTTCCTGTTCGAAGTTGGCGTCGGTGAGTTGTTCAGCCATGAAATAGCTCCTTTCATTTTGTCCGGCGGCGCCGGTGTACTGTCTTTTTGTTCCTGCAAAAGAGCAGGTGAACCGAGTCAATAGAAATAGTGTCCCCTATGCGCCCTGTCAAGCAGGAACGGGGAAACACCCGCCTCTTCGGACTATTTTACAATCCAGTCGTGCGGCACGGTACGCCCGCGCGGCACGGCTTCGAGGGAAAGATCGTGATACATGCCGCGCCGTGCGAGCATGTCCCCGGCCGCTGCGATCATGGCGGCGTTGTCGGTACACAGGGAAAAGCCCGGCAGCACCAGTTCCACTCCCCTCTCCCGTGCCAGATCCGACATGAAACCGCGGATCATTGAGTTCGCGGCCACGCCGCCCGCCACCACCAGCGCTTTTGCGTCGGGCACCTGGTCCAGAGCTCGCTCCACTTTGATACGAAGCGTCTCGGCCACGCTCCAGTTGAAGGACGCGCACACGCCAGCAAGCGTTTCGCGATGCCCGGCATCCAGTTTGTCCAACGCCGAGGTCTCCATTCGCTCCAGCACCAGTTCAGGGTGTTTGCCGACATAATTCGCCACCGCTGTTTTCAAACCGCTGAAGCTGAAGTCCAGACTGTTGTTGTCCACATAGGCTTTCGGGAAAAGAGCGGTGTCCGGTTCGGCCTCCTTGCCAAGATCATCCAGTTTTTTGCCGCCGGGATAGGGAAAATTCAGAAGTTTTGCTACCTTGTCGAAGGCCTCCCCCGCCGCGTCATCAAGGGTTCTGCCGAGCAGTTCGAACTCCACGGGCGAATCCACGCGATATGTATGCGTATGACCGCCGGAAACCAGCAGGCCAACTGCCGGAAAGACGAGTTCGCGCTCAAGCGACGGTGCAAGCAGGTGCGCCCAGAGGTGGTTGACGCCCGTGAGCCGCGCGCCGGTGGAAAGCGAAAGGGTCTTGGCAAAGCTGACGCCTACCAGAAGCGCCCCGAGCAGTCCCGGTCCACGCGCCACCGCGATGGTGTCCAGCTCCTCCGGCCTCTTTCCGGTACGCTCCATGAGCGTGCGGAACAGCACCGGGAGCACGCGCAGATGCTCACGCGAGGCGATCTCTGGAACCACGCCGCCGAACACGGCATGGACGTCCACCTGCGAGGCCAGTTCCTGCGCCACAAGCCGACCGTCCTCGACGAGCGCAACGGCGGTTTCGTCGCAGGAGGTCTCGATCCCGAGCGTGAGCATCAGCTAACCCTTGGCATCATGCTCGCGGTAAATCTCACGCACTTTTAGCACATCCTCGCGGGAGCCTATGAACAACGGCGTGCGCTGGTGCAGATTCTCCACTTCCAGTTCGAGGATGCGGTTGCGCCCGTCCACGGCCATACCGCCGGCCTGTTCCACGATAAAGGCCATGGGGTTGGCCTCACAGGTCAGGCGCAGCTTGCCTTCGGGCTTCTTGGGGTCCCGGTTGTCCGCAGGATACATGAAGATTCCACCGTAGATCAGGTTGCGGTGGAAATCCGCCACGAGCGAACCGATATAACGCCCGCTGTAGGGCTTGCGCCGGTTGTTGTCCGTGGACTTGAAGTATTCGAGAATTTCCTTGGTCGGTTCGTCCCAGTAGCTGGAGTAGCCCTCGTTGACCGAATACACGCGCCCCTGTTCCGGGATGCGGATATTTGGATGCGAAAGCAGGAACTCTCCGACGCCGGGGTCGAGCGTGAATCCGTGAACTCCGTCGCCCGTAGTGAAGACGAGCATGGTGGACGTGCCATACAGCACGTATCCGGCGGCCACCTGATGCAGTCCGGCCTGCAGCACGTCCGTGGAGAGCAGATGGCTGTCTTCGGGGCTGACGCGCTTGAAGATGGAGAAGATGGTTCCGATGTTGACGTTCACGTCGATGTTGGAGGAACCGTCGAGGGGATCGAAGATGCATACGTAGTCGCCAAGGGGCAACCCGTGCGGAACTTCGATGATGTCCGCATTTTCTTCCGAGGCCATGGCGCAGAGCACGCCGGACCGGGCCAGACGATGGATGAGGATACGGTTTGCGTATTCATCCAGCTTCTTGACTTCCTCGCCCTGAACGTTTGTCTTGCCGGTGAAGCCGAGCACATCCACGAGCCCCGCCTTGTTCACCTCCCGGTTGATGATCTTGGCCGAGAGCACGATCTCGTTGAAAAGTCGGGT
This DNA window, taken from Desulfovibrio oxyclinae DSM 11498, encodes the following:
- the tsaD gene encoding tRNA (adenosine(37)-N6)-threonylcarbamoyltransferase complex transferase subunit TsaD, with protein sequence MLTLGIETSCDETAVALVEDGRLVAQELASQVDVHAVFGGVVPEIASREHLRVLPVLFRTLMERTGKRPEELDTIAVARGPGLLGALLVGVSFAKTLSLSTGARLTGVNHLWAHLLAPSLERELVFPAVGLLVSGGHTHTYRVDSPVEFELLGRTLDDAAGEAFDKVAKLLNFPYPGGKKLDDLGKEAEPDTALFPKAYVDNNSLDFSFSGLKTAVANYVGKHPELVLERMETSALDKLDAGHRETLAGVCASFNWSVAETLRIKVERALDQVPDAKALVVAGGVAANSMIRGFMSDLARERGVELVLPGFSLCTDNAAMIAAAGDMLARRGMYHDLSLEAVPRGRTVPHDWIVK
- the fbp gene encoding class 1 fructose-bisphosphatase is translated as MPQQVTVTEHLLLHQKRIPGATGQFTRLFNEIVLSAKIINREVNKAGLVDVLGFTGKTNVQGEEVKKLDEYANRILIHRLARSGVLCAMASEENADIIEVPHGLPLGDYVCIFDPLDGSSNIDVNVNIGTIFSIFKRVSPEDSHLLSTDVLQAGLHQVAAGYVLYGTSTMLVFTTGDGVHGFTLDPGVGEFLLSHPNIRIPEQGRVYSVNEGYSSYWDEPTKEILEYFKSTDNNRRKPYSGRYIGSLVADFHRNLIYGGIFMYPADNRDPKKPEGKLRLTCEANPMAFIVEQAGGMAVDGRNRILELEVENLHQRTPLFIGSREDVLKVREIYREHDAKG